GCAACCAAGGAGTCGAAATGCAAGTGCAGCCTCAAGTACTAGCACAGTCAAAGATGGAAGTGCAGTGGGGAGCGGTGATGGTGCCAGCTTAGATGTTGGTGCTGATGAAGACTCCTCATTGATGTCAGTTGGAGGCTCATCAGGGACCAAGGTGGAGCGTGAGGAACAGTTTTCTGAGGGAGAACAGGGCAGAGTGAGGCAGATGAGTGGTGCAAGCAGTGGATCTGAAACAACCGGCTATCACCCTCCACCTCAGAGTCAAACCCAACCGCAGACTGGACAAGCATCAAATGTTAAAACAGTCAGCTCTGATTCAAAAGAAGCAAGTGTTTCAGAAACAAAAGCGAATGAAGCTCACGCTCCTTTGTCCTCGTCTCCATCCTTTGGATGTCAGTCGGCGGAGACTGGCCCAAGTTCGCATTCAGCACCTCCAGTTTCCTCATCCCCCTCATCCACCTCTTCCAGCATTCCTCCTGCCCAGCCAAATTGTGTCTCAGAGCCTGGTTTAACATATAATGACAACAGAGGAGGCCACAGAAAGacaacagaaattaaaaacGAAGTCatcaaaaatgaaagtgaaagtgcCGTcgagaaagcagagaaaggcAACAGCCAAATGCAACAAGATGGGGAAGTCAATACACAGAATGGTCAGGACAAAGAAAATAGGTTGCACACTGCATCCAGATTACACAATAACGAGCGGGAAGAAAAGCACACATCTGAGGAGCAGCAAAGTGCCAGTAGTGTCGGTGTGATTGTTTCAGCTCGATCTGAGGGAAGTCACACAGAAAAAAGCAAGCACCACCTAGACAACTGTATTGAAGAGAAACAGTCACACCCGTACTTAAGAGAGTCAGGCAGTCATAATGGGGAGGAAGGAGTAGATCTGAGTCTATATTCCTCCCATCACCAGAAATCAAATTTTGGACGGCCTCAAAATCCTCCTCAGTCTGGACCACATAAATATGGCTACCCAGAATCAACATATGGCTCAGATTTGTCggtgaagaagagagggagggctGGCGCTGCAAGTGTAATGGAATCAAATTCCAGATATTTAGGTTACCAACCGTCACAAACTGGTTATGGCCCTGTGCATCCAAAAGATGCTGGTTCTGTAGCAGAGGGTTTGGTGAAGAGAGGGCAAGGAGCAGGAGGTAAAGTTCAGGAGGATAATTCACAAATGCAGCAGTTTCCCAGCCTTTTGCAAGAAGTTCTTCAGGGTTACAATTTAGATAGACGTTATGGCAGACCCGAGCAGGCATTTCCTGCCCATCTCCAGGTTCAGCAACAGTTTCAAACCAGACATCCTTATGGCGTGGCTGAAAATATGAGAATGCAGAGTGGAGTTACTGAGGCTTCGGCTCATTCTGCCCAAATGGGCAGCTCTGGAAAGCCCTCACATGCAAACCTGAGGCATGGAAGTGAGCCTGATTTCACCACAGATCCTCAGTCTGCAGTGAAGTCAGAAGTATCCAACGCTAAGATTTtgcaaaatgctgaaaaacCTGAAGTGGGTGTGTCCCAGAGTCATTTACCACAGGCTACAGAGTCTCAGCAACCCCCACCCAAACATATAAACTTAGCTGACTATTCTCTGCCTCAGAGAAAAGTGTTATCTAATGTGTCCACTCCATCCTCTGCTGTGCAGGAGCTCCTTTTGCAAGAGCCAGAGCCGCTAACTGGCAGCATTGGTCAAACAGAGTCTCAAAAATCATCAGGCTCCGTATTAGCCCCATCAGAGCGACGCTCCGTCATCTGTGATGTGTCGCCAAACCGACGCAGCACACCAGAGAGGGACAgggaaagtgacagagagagagagcgggagaaaAGTCAGAGTGGAGCCTCTGTGATTCAACAGCCAttttcctctcctgcagcagcagcagccaatgATCTGAGCAAAAAAGATACAGGAGAGAAACAAGTGGTGAAAATGGAAACGGCATCAAAAGAGGCTGGTCCAGATGCTGTAAATTTGCAAACTGATCATCATGGCAGCGGTGGAGCAAATGAGGCAGACATGGAGTATCATCCCAAGTCTATTCATTCATCTGTTGTAATGAATGCTGACCCCTATAGGCGAGGTAACGTAGATATTTCCCCCTTGCCTTCTCACCCTATGAGCACTAATCCTTTATCTTCACCCTCAAGGCATCAGCCCTATCTTCATGGTGTTGATTTATCAACTGGCAGTGGCAGCGGTCTTCCTGGATATCGCTATGGAGATACAAGAGAAGGCAATATAATGCCACGCAGCAACCCTCATTTCCCCCCTCACCATCCATACCACAGCTTATCCCCCGGGGCTCAATCCACAAATAAGCTTCAAATGTATCCTCACCCTCGCGGCCTCCCTCATCACCCACATGACATGAGTGACTGGGTAAAAGCAATGAACAGGCCATCTAAGGAGATGATGTTGCAGCCAGGTTCTTCTCCAGGAAGACATAaggtcagccaatcagagcagagacagaggatgatCTCCCAGACTGACATGCCCGGTGAACACGCAACCAAAACTTCACTCCATCATCAAAGCACTTACTTTGATATGAAAATGTGGGAGTCGACGCACCCTGGAAGAGAAGGCCCCAGACTGATGGAGGGAGACTCCTACTACAGAACACAGCcgcctccaccacctcctcctccccctccccctcctccagctCCGGTAGCTTCGCATGGCCCCACTCCTCCACAGATGACTCATGGCCCAAATGCTGCTGAACCTGAGGTCTCCCGAGGAACCACAGAGGAAGTCAAACATCCCTGCCCACCTCCTCCATCCAGCTCCACTAAGCCTCCTTCTGACATGAACCCCGCTCCGCCGCAGGTGCAGCGTCAGACTAAAGCCGGGGGTCCTGGAGACACAAATCCACTAATATTGAGAAGGCGAGTTCGTTCTTTTATCTCTCCGATTCCCGCCAAAAGGCAACTCCAGGATGCATCTCAGCAGAGGGCTGCCACAAATTCACATCACTCCCCTGGGGCCCAGTCTGAGACCAGCCATCACAATGAAGATGACTCATCCAGTTCAGATATCCCATGTCCCAgactctcttctcctctgcatgGAGATAATACCTATTCACAACCTCTGTCTCCATCACATGGTAATACCAAGGTTTTGCATCCCAGGAAAGGACGAGGTTTGAAACTAGAGGCAATAGTACAGAAAATCACACCAAATATTAAAAAGCCAGCAGGCCACGGTGACGATGAGTCGAATCATTACCCAGGCTTCTCTCACTCAGATATACCACCATTTAATGATTCACAGGACCAAGACTTAACACATTTCCCTAGGGTTGCAGGAGGGGATGACAGCTACATGGATGAAAGTCACTCATTAAACGACATGATTCCCTTCAGAGGAGTTGATGAGACTGGGCCTTTACCCCCGTCTGCTTACCCATGTGATCCCCACCAGACATCCCAAGCCCTCAAACAGCAAGACTTTGACTTTGGATTAGGAGCCGCTGTGGCATCATCATCTGATGACAAGGAGGACTTTGCTTTGCTCGGACCTTTGCCCCCTCCTCCGCCCCTTCCTCGCCCAGTCCAAGGTTCCCCACCGCCATCCTCATCTGCCCTGTCAGACATTCAGCATTTCACCAACACTTACCAACAGCTTGAGACTAGAAGAGGAGAGCAGTCTGCTGCTAACCTTCTGCGACAGAAACTTCAAGAATCTGGCATAGGATTTgatgattatcctggcagtgaCTACTATGGAACCACCACGCCCCACCACGGCCAGACTCAAGGACACATGCTGAACAGACATCAGATGTCCTCTGGGAGGTCCAGTCTGTCACCACAGGATTCTAAGCCCCCAGAGAATGTTGTGCCTAAAGGATATTTCCCATCTGGCAAGAAGAAGGGCAGGCCTGTAGGGAGCGTGAATAAACAAAAACGGGCCCAGAACCAAGcccaaacacaggcacaggctcagTCTCAAGTCCAGACACAGACCACAACTCTGAGTGCTCCTCCAGCCCCACCCACTCCAGCTACAGCTGCTGCTACAACTCCACAGACAGTGCAGACTACCAGCAGCACACCAGCCCCTGCAGCACCCCCACTGCCAGACACTAAAATCACTCCCCCTCTGGCACCACCCGTTTTAACCCAGGTAGTGAAAGTGGATGTCGAGAGTgaggacacacagccagagactgAGGTCAAACCTGTGCGACGGAGACGCAGAGGTGTGAAAGATGAAGACGAGCCACTAGGAGTAAGAGGgcgacagaggaggaggaggagaggggcagCAGTGGCTACACCATCCGTGGCCAAAGATGACCCAGACACATCTTTAGGGGCAGGAGGGAGTCTCGGCACAAACAGAGTCTTCTTGGATCCAAATAGAAAAGGCCTGTTTGTTCCACACatacatgtggaaaaaaaaataccagagATTGGGGCGGTGTGCACCATTGTAAATGCTGAGGAGGACAAGATGAAAGGAGAGCGTAGTGCAGTCGTGGGGAAAGCAGGCGGGAGTGGAATTGAATCTCTCCTGACCTCAGCTCTTTCCTCCCAGTTATctaggagagacagagaatcagAGAAAAGGACGACGGACGAGGTGGAAACTACACTTCAGTCAGGAAAAGCACTGCCTTCGTCTGGCTATGTTGTTTCAGGCCCCGTGATTACAGAGACCGACCACTCCGGCCGCTTGCTTTGCTGCCTGTGTCAGAAATGGGCAAATTACAAACATCTTGGAGATCTCTATGGGCCTTACTATCCAGCTGAATATGCTGCAAAGCTCCCCAAGAACCAGCCCCAGGTCAGACAGTGTCAAGCAACCAcaggcacaaacaaaacaggaccAAATTCAGATGTAAGCTCAAATGCTCTGAGCACTGTCcaagactcacaaacacaagatGCTCAGTTTACCAAGCCTTCAGCTGAGAGCGACTGTGCCATCAGCCTCGATTCAAACCCAACATCTCTTACCACGCCAGTTAGAACTGCCTCCCCAGCTGGTAGAGAGGATATGTTGATGCATGAGGCTGGCAAGCTCGGGAACAccgcctcctctccctcctcctcctccaccacaaccaccaGTAAAACGACATCGCTAACCTGGGACATGAACCTAGATATCCGACCTATCCCTGAGCTTAAGAGGGAGCCAGACCTAGAGGTTGACCAGCAGCAGGtgcaaaaacagctgcagccGCCGACTGACGAAGCTCAACAGCGACCTCAACACAGAAAGCTGACCTCACATCCCCGCTTTAAGAGGAGGCACAAATCTAGTGAGGATTCCCCCAGAATGGTGCCATCCAACAGCAAGGCGTCCCTACCCTTCCAGCCCCCTCCACCGGCCTTGGATTCCCTGGGACCCCTGGCACAACTCGCCCAGCTGCCTCAGATGCCCATGgacccagaggagctgtggGTCCACGAGGGATGTATAGTGTGGACCAGTGGAGTGTACCTTGTCAATGGGAGGCTGTATGGCCTGCAGGAGGCACTAGATGGCGCCAGAGAAACAGTGAGTGTCCTCTGTATTGATTTGACCTGTTTTGTGTTGGGACAGTTCAGGTTTACAGCTCCTTATTTCTGGTGTTGAATGGAATTGTTTAAAAGGCAGGTTGTGAAGTCTGGCATTAACTGATGAACAGACATGTCAGTGGTTCTTATGTTAGGGTGCATGCTATGAAATAACACATACCAGTGTGCCTTACTGTATGTTATTAATAGTGGTATATATGTAttgatttttatcattttgttaGGCCCTAGCTGTTCTTCACTGTCTAATACAGTTTTAAGATGTATTGATTTCTTCTTTGcctctctgtccgtctctgcTCAGAGCTGCTCATATTGTGAAATGGTCGGCTCAACGCTGGGCTGCTACAGTAAAGGCTGTACACTTCGCTATCACTACCTGTGCGCTATTGAGGCAGGTGAGTGGATGCATTAAACACAGACGCACTGTAAAAAGCGAGTTGGTGTAAAACGCATACAGTGTGTTTCAGAGCTGCGTTGCAGTCTCCGTACAGTACACTgatattttctctcttccatCCAGATTGTTCTCTGAACGAAGATAACTTCTCTCTGCGGTGTCCGAAGCACAAGGTAAAGAAAGAGAGGTTGGttggtttcatttcattctgtttctgtGGAAATTTTTATCACATGTGACTTGGTGTGAAAATGCTTGCTCTTTTCCCTTAGCAACTGTAGCTCCTCAGCATCCAATCAGCAACTGAGCCGTTAGgcttcatttctttcattcacCACCTCTAAGCCCAGcatatttctttcttcctgtcttcccctctctctctctctctctctctctctctcagtttacCCAGAGCATCCGGCCAGCCAAGTCAGTGTACCTGGAGCAGtcagagagaggctgagagaaacggagaggaagaagagacacAGGAGTCTGGGAGCTGTAAGTTTAGACTCGGttgtatgatttttttgtttgtgtgtgtgttttcagttttcatttgaataGCAGTTTGTTCTTTGAAGCTTTCCAACACtatttgttttataatgttGTTCAGTGTTCCCCACATACTAGAATTAttcagtcccccccccccagatCTGCCCCCATCCAAAAAGATGTTTATTATCATTTCTCTAAAATAATTGTGGAATTCAAACACCACACTTTTCAAGATGTGATCAAAAGTAACAGAACTACATCCTTATGAAATCATTCAGACTGGAAAACACAACTTTCCTATTCAGATGGTTACATGTAATATAATGTTATTATCCAGTCAACTCTCACTGCACCTCGTCACCCAGCGGGTTCAATCaccacaaatacattttcatctAGGAAATGCTGTTTTCCCAGTACTTGGTTGGAGACTGGATTCTCATTAACGGAGCTGCAGTCAtttcacacagtaacacaacgGCTACTCTTTGTCGGCTGCTTCTCCGACTCCTGTAGATGAAAATCATCCTGCTCTCACACTCCCCCTCACCTCGCCTCAGCTGCTGTACTCTGCCTGTCACTCCCTGTCACCACCTCCCTCTCACTTTCAGTCCAGCCCGTGCTCATGGAAACTAAATACATACCACATTTCTTTCTGAGTGAGGTTACAGCAGAATGCTGATTGTGTATGGATTTAGCtgcttttcctctttatttcatgtttgttttcatgtcagtatATTATATAATCGCATATTAGTAGATGTTTGATGTAAGTGAAATTTACCTGGTAACAGCTGTTTGATTGGCTATAAAATGAAGTAATTTGGGCGCTCGCCTCAACTTTCACATGGACATTTAATCAGTGTGGATTCTGTCTGTTCTTGGCCAACAATGCgtagcaataataataataatagaagaataataataaaagctgTGATTACCTGCCTGTTAGTCCAAAGAGTCTTTAGAGGTTTTCTCTACTAAAGAAATTGTGCTAAATGTGGAAGTTGCATGGACCTTGGTGATGGTGCttacctctgtttttttttgtgtgtgtgtgtgttttttttttttcctaggtTAGTTTGGACAATAGAAGGCTGAGAAGCCTGTTTGTGAAGCAGCCCCAAATGTGAAAGGACAGGACTGGCATCTGTGACGGACAACAACAAAAGGGAATGTACAATTTCTCTACAGGAATCAgcattatttacatttaagaCAATGAGGAAAAGAAACCTTTTTTGTTCTGAGAGAATTATTGCTCTTTacttaaaagcagaaaaagaaaaaaaaacatggacatgcAACATAGAGGAACAGAGctacaagaaaaagacaaaaaaaaaaacagctacaaaGGTCAAAGTGGAATAAAATGAGATGTCAAGACTGATGGAGGAACTAAAGGAACTTTTctttaaagaacaaaagaaacttCCTCCCTAGGCttactttgattttcttcagaCACCCTCAAAGTGTTAAACTCTTGTTTATCATCATCTGTATTAtcatttacctttttttttccaggttttttttgtttgctttgaagAGGAGTATTGGGAGCAAGCTGGGTGTCAAAcccaggaaagaaaaggagagaattTTGTATCCTCTCGCAAGTAGTATTTTATCTTATGTTATTAGGATGATCTCAATTATTATTTTAGTCctcattattattttgtatcCTCATTAGTATTTACTCATAAAGATGAAATGGATGTATCTCACTTTATATTCAGTCAACAcataaattgaattttttttttttttaattttcttccaTTCCTGGAGAGGGAGGAGCCAGAGTGATGTCTGGAATGTCAGGGTTGATTTGCCACAAAGACATTATTGCCTTGGAGAACGGACATCTGTTGCCTTTCAAAAGTCATGTGTATgagtgagaagtgtgtgtgcgtgcgcgtgtgtgtgtgtgtgtgtgagagagagagagagagagaaactgaaaaatgccGATATCTAGGTCTTTGATTCCATTTTGGTCCTTTTGAAAAGTGTTCTTATTTTTCATCACTGGGGTTTTTACGGTACAGATAGTATTCATGAAAAATCAGATGGACACAGTCTTATTTTTCAAGTACAAAATGTTTGTAATGTGcaaagagaaggacagagcCTTGTAAGAGGAGGAGATAACACTATGGACTAATGCGTGTCTGCCATCTTTAGCCGTGCTGACTGGAAAAAGATGAAGGACAGGACGCTGAAGAGTTTTCATTGTTGTGAAACTGTGTACTGGGTGCACAAGTGCATATGTTCTACATAGGAAGTAGCGTTTGACTGACGGGCGTCAGTCCCTCGGACAGTGATGAAACTTTTCTGGGACTGAAAACTTTGGAGAAAGTGTCATACGAGTGGCTGTGATTGGCCAACTGTACTGGCCCGTGGGGAGTAAGCCTGACCATGTACTTTTGAATGGTTTCATTCCTAAGTGACACAGCAGCGACATGATCGGGAGATGCAAAATCCATTCAAAAGAAGCATTGCCATAAAATTTAAAAGTGAGTCGTACATGGTGTtgtctttatcattttttattgttattcttgtaaaaaaaaaaaaaaaaagctgagaagaAGACAGTTACACTATCAAAACCATGCTGTATTAGAAACCTGTCAATATGTATATGAATTATGAATACACTTAAAAAATGCTTCAAGTATGCTCCTCTTCTTATTCCTGACAcacatactttttcttctttctgttgcaCTGATAAAACCACCTGTTTCAGTTCCATCTGATATTTTTCTAccccatatttttttttttttttagcttttacaAACCTCTCTGCcttactttctcttttttgcaTGTGTTCTCAGTCATCTTTTTATGGCACATTTGCACATAAGCTATCTCTGctttagtcacacacacacactttttctcttcttctcgtCCTTTCAGTTTGATGGGAGTGCATAACCCCATTCTGACTTCTTTTTCAGACTGTCTGAATGCTTTCTCTTGAGTCTAAAACCCACTGTACCAGGTCAGGgattctgtgtttctgtcagtctACGCCTTTCAAATATTCTCAGCCTGTGAAGAATTTGGCAGCAGCCTCAATATAAAGACAGAATTGTCTGattcaagtaaaagtaaaagttcaaattgattatgaaaatgtgaaaatgcaaTGGTaatgaaagaaagataaaagcaGGTTCTcaaaattttaaacattataTCTGCATTTCCATGATAGGGTGTAAATTGGTGCGTGAGGTTTTTCTTCATCACAAATGAGACTGCTGCTGGCATCTAATGTATTTTGTTCCAGCGGCTCAGGACAGTGATTCACAATCAGGGGTAGAATCATCTACTATCTCTCCAAGTAACATTAAGGGGTGAAAACTAGCAAGTGTGCAGAGAGCTTGTAactgctaacattagctagaAGGCTAAAAGTAATGAATAAACCAATAGTTAAAAGGAATATATAAAGGGTTGAAACAGAATAGATTGATAAAAGGTTAAAATAGCTAAAAGTGGAAATTACCTGACAGTAATGGTGAAATAGTTAAAAGCATTGAAAAAGTGGTAATATACCTTAAAGCAATGCACAACCAGTAAAGATAAGTCAGCCAAAAGTAAAGAATGAATTCTTTAAACAATCATTATCCTGTTATGCCTCTAAAAGATGGTAGTACGAATGCAAACTAAAAAACTGACAGTTGAGTTCCAAAGTATTAAACAACATCCAGATtaaaaagggacaaaaaaatgCCTTTGGAACATGATGGGTGTACTTGGGTGAATCTGGGTGTAGGGGCGCATACAGAAAAGATTTAGGACTTGATGTCTTTAAAAAGTGAACCATTATCCTTCTCTGGCAACCACATAAAACCTTTGCAGTCAAGTGATTGCAGTTGACTGCAGTTATTAAATAACCCACCCTCATAGCCCCCTCTTGGGGGGGTCACCACCTCTTAGAGTCAGATTGCTGTCTCTGAAAATTGGTGTACACGTATGGTGCTGCAAAGCAATATTGTCCATGTAATATTGTGTATCTGCCATATTTATTCACCATTTCAAGGTCATGAAAACAGTGCCGCATGCTTTTAGGGGCTGAGAGCATTGGAAGAGGGGGcagatgagaggagaagagatgaaTGAAATAGATCAAAATAAGTGTAggaatcaaaatgaaaacagatggaaCAGAGTTGTCTGTTTTGGATTTATACGGGTGGATTaaagaggaggagtgtgtgtgtgtgtctctgtgtgtgtttgtctctctgtgtgtgtgtgtgtcagtttgatATGTTCACAGTTGTGTTTGACCGCTGGGGTCGGATCATAAAGGCTGACAGTCACTGCGCTCGCAGAGGTCAGAGTGACGGCCAAAATCCTCCATCACTCTCGCTATCTGATGAAGAGCGAGAGGGACGCAGACAGGTAGAGGAGCAGGGCCAGATGTTTCTTTCACCCTCCTCGCTTTCTTGATGAGGGAACGGAGgacaaagtaagaaaaaagagaggctgaaggaggtgagtgctttttttctttatttgttcaaATTTAATTCACCGCTTGACGTCAAGTGCTCAGAGGTATTGGTTTGAGCATCTGTCTCCTGGAGAGGTTCCACGGCGACAGCAATTTTCACCTATTTTCCTCTGATTTAGCTGTCTGTCTTCTCACCAATTACCAGTAGTGTgctgattttctgtcagtctttttattctttaaatgtGATTAGTCATGTAAAACCGTTAACTCCCCCGCACTTTCTCTCTCAAACACCTCACTAATCATCTCAGGCAATTGGGCAGAGCCGCTTCTCCTTGGAAACTAATAACGTGCTGGTGATATTTTTAGTGACGTGCAGGAGTGGAGGTGTACCTGAAGTCAAGTAGATTAACAGTGAAAAACTTCATTCCCTTGTCAGACATTTAACATGCATTGCTGACATGTTACCTTTTGTTGTTTGACTGAAGCAGCCCGTACCCACCCTTTAAACATTACTGTTGGGTACCTGCATATTTTACCATCTCCCTatgtctctctccatccctaCTTTCACTCCACCATCCCAAGCCATCCTTAAACCCCTGTATGATGGCCTTCCTGCAGCAAATGCGTTCCCCTCGCCTTTCCTTTATCCAGACGGTCGTGTCTCTCTTCCTGGGAGGCACTGCCCTCCTGTCCTCCTACTGGTGTGTGGGTAAACAGAAGGTGCCCAAGCCGCTCTGTTCGCCCGTCAAGCGCAGCAACTGCATCCCCGTTCCCGGCCTCTCCAACTCCTCAAACATCCAGTTCTCCTGGGAGACGGGGGACGACCGCTTTGTCTTCCCCACCTTTCACACTGGCCTGTTCATCACCTGTGAGGAAAACATCTACACAGACGCATGGGGTGAGCAAGGAGGAAAACAGATAGAAATaagaaacagatttaaaatattaagaCCATTTTATTGGTTTCTGTGCTGTTCAGTTGAGCCTAAaaatgtgaggggaaaaaacattCCCTAACCTctcagctgaaaataaaactcCTCACTGGTCACAAAAGATGGTAAAGGGACAAAGTTGCTCAGTTTCTTTGAATAGAATAAAAGCCCAGACATGTCACAAGTGACCCTGAAAAGGATTAAGCAAATAGAGGAAATTAATAAATGAGAGAACACTGGATTTGTACAGAAATCTGAGCAGAAGCAGAACTCAATAATACATGTGGTCATGGTTGCAGCATACAATCAGTATCATTGTAAGGGATTTCAGCGTGCCCCTGGACATATGTGCAcatcaggttgtgtgtgtggtggaggatATACCCAAGGTGAAATGAGGATCCACACAGAAAGAGCAGGTGAAACAAACTGTATGATAAACTGTGGCACTAGTGCGACAGACAATGAAATAGGTCACAGGAGGGGAGGAAATCCAAGGTGATAATATGAATTGAGGTCTCGGGTGTGTTaatttgtatgtgtatatgtgtatttgAGCAAGTGACtgagcgagtgagtgagtgagtgagtgtgtgtgtgtgcgcgcgcgctcAGCCCAAAGAGGAttatcatcagtgtgtgttctgCTCGCTGAGATTTAGACTTCAACAGCATGACTCAATTATGGATTAGaaacccagagagagaaagaaaggttAATAGGATTCACAAACATCAGCCGGGTGTTCACCGTCTCATTTGCAGCTGATTTGCAACTGATTTTAAGGACTGAGTTTGAATGACACTGAAGTT
The window above is part of the Toxotes jaculatrix isolate fToxJac2 chromosome 18, fToxJac2.pri, whole genome shotgun sequence genome. Proteins encoded here:
- the tcf20 gene encoding transcription factor 20 isoform X2 — protein: MQNFSNSPAPTSLPHGFSGRGGGGPPYPPQPADPQISPRMTDDYAGMQQSLHRGHHHPSQASHMLAYSVRNRGAVEPPPTQGNIHSGNSNNPYRKDAMDYYFSMGGKDRHRRGGMGYGAGFGYPNIDGHIPHQYRHAGSGSAPSSGLMSPYPVDYGSGAGSGGGAGAGAFSPTHQYNMSQNPAMQSVPGSQMQHRQHGQTFPGVHHGQQHRSYPHSGHRMTPQYPHYSPQGGASTGSSGMYSPPPQRYLDGAASTGFDPKVNSSPSVNSSSNSVSSSVAANNVGPMENVQQSYHASNYPGYSPQTHSLHKQATLQHRNSQHNLGVGYDNSLKMQHQGPSPGSVYAKHHQASNPSIPQTASQEIAKSPMHPSAQQTQINQNFSPISNPSPAASAVHSPSCSSSPSPLMGVSEAHGNPSGHGPSHPPTSNPRSSHGHGRLLQTMPQLSPTPNSNSSISSCGSSGSHKAHSMSSVGGSSLPPTGRNKMGVGTGIGSREEGSSVYSSSPLDKMQDAGLNSLNALTSQVANLPNTVQHMLLTDTVLSQKKKEGGQMQQVTHGVPPSQPRSRNASAASSTSTVKDGSAVGSGDGASLDVGADEDSSLMSVGGSSGTKVEREEQFSEGEQGRVRQMSGASSGSETTGYHPPPQSQTQPQTGQASNVKTVSSDSKEASVSETKANEAHAPLSSSPSFGCQSAETGPSSHSAPPVSSSPSSTSSSIPPAQPNCVSEPGLTYNDNRGGHRKTTEIKNEVIKNESESAVEKAEKGNSQMQQDGEVNTQNGQDKENRLHTASRLHNNEREEKHTSEEQQSASSVGVIVSARSEGSHTEKSKHHLDNCIEEKQSHPYLRESGSHNGEEGVDLSLYSSHHQKSNFGRPQNPPQSGPHKYGYPESTYGSDLSVKKRGRAGAASVMESNSRYLGYQPSQTGYGPVHPKDAGSVAEGLVKRGQGAGGKVQEDNSQMQQFPSLLQEVLQGYNLDRRYGRPEQAFPAHLQVQQQFQTRHPYGVAENMRMQSGVTEASAHSAQMGSSGKPSHANLRHGSEPDFTTDPQSAVKSEVSNAKILQNAEKPEVGVSQSHLPQATESQQPPPKHINLADYSLPQRKVLSNVSTPSSAVQELLLQEPEPLTGSIGQTESQKSSGSVLAPSERRSVICDVSPNRRSTPERDRESDREREREKSQSGASVIQQPFSSPAAAAANDLSKKDTGEKQVVKMETASKEAGPDAVNLQTDHHGSGGANEADMEYHPKSIHSSVVMNADPYRRGNVDISPLPSHPMSTNPLSSPSRHQPYLHGVDLSTGSGSGLPGYRYGDTREGNIMPRSNPHFPPHHPYHSLSPGAQSTNKLQMYPHPRGLPHHPHDMSDWVKAMNRPSKEMMLQPGSSPGRHKVSQSEQRQRMISQTDMPGEHATKTSLHHQSTYFDMKMWESTHPGREGPRLMEGDSYYRTQPPPPPPPPPPPPPAPVASHGPTPPQMTHGPNAAEPEVSRGTTEEVKHPCPPPPSSSTKPPSDMNPAPPQVQRQTKAGGPGDTNPLILRRRVRSFISPIPAKRQLQDASQQRAATNSHHSPGAQSETSHHNEDDSSSSDIPCPRLSSPLHGDNTYSQPLSPSHGNTKVLHPRKGRGLKLEAIVQKITPNIKKPAGHGDDESNHYPGFSHSDIPPFNDSQDQDLTHFPRVAGGDDSYMDESHSLNDMIPFRGVDETGPLPPSAYPCDPHQTSQALKQQDFDFGLGAAVASSSDDKEDFALLGPLPPPPPLPRPVQGSPPPSSSALSDIQHFTNTYQQLETRRGEQSAANLLRQKLQESGIGFDDYPGSDYYGTTTPHHGQTQGHMLNRHQMSSGRSSLSPQDSKPPENVVPKGYFPSGKKKGRPVGSVNKQKRAQNQAQTQAQAQSQVQTQTTTLSAPPAPPTPATAAATTPQTVQTTSSTPAPAAPPLPDTKITPPLAPPVLTQVVKVDVESEDTQPETEVKPVRRRRRGVKDEDEPLGVRGRQRRRRRGAAVATPSVAKDDPDTSLGAGGSLGTNRVFLDPNRKGLFVPHIHVEKKIPEIGAVCTIVNAEEDKMKGERSAVVGKAGGSGIESLLTSALSSQLSRRDRESEKRTTDEVETTLQSGKALPSSGYVVSGPVITETDHSGRLLCCLCQKWANYKHLGDLYGPYYPAEYAAKLPKNQPQVRQCQATTGTNKTGPNSDVSSNALSTVQDSQTQDAQFTKPSAESDCAISLDSNPTSLTTPVRTASPAGREDMLMHEAGKLGNTASSPSSSSTTTTSKTTSLTWDMNLDIRPIPELKREPDLEVDQQQVQKQLQPPTDEAQQRPQHRKLTSHPRFKRRHKSSEDSPRMVPSNSKASLPFQPPPPALDSLGPLAQLAQLPQMPMDPEELWVHEGCIVWTSGVYLVNGRLYGLQEALDGARETSCSYCEMVGSTLGCYSKGCTLRYHYLCAIEADCSLNEDNFSLRCPKHKVKKESLPRASGQPSQCTWSSQREAERNGEEEETQESGSC